Proteins from a single region of Haloterrigena alkaliphila:
- the mdh gene encoding malate dehydrogenase, producing MTKVSVVGAAGTVGAAAGYNIALRDVADELVLVDIPDKEDDTIGQAADTNHGAAYDSNTTIRQGGYEDTAGSDVVVITAGIPRQPGQTRIDLAEDNAPIMEDIGSSLAEHNDDDFVTVTTSNPVDLLNRHLYETGDRAREQVIGFGGRLDSARFRYVISQRFDAPVQNVEATILGEHGDAQVPVFSKVRVNGQDPEFDENEKEELLEELQASAMNVIEKKGATEWGPATGVGHMVEAILRDTGEVLPASVTLEGEYGHEDTAFGVPVKLGSDGVEEIVEWDLTEYERNQLGEAAEKLSDQYDEIS from the coding sequence ATGACGAAAGTTAGCGTGGTCGGCGCGGCCGGAACGGTCGGGGCCGCTGCGGGCTACAACATCGCGCTTCGGGACGTCGCGGACGAACTGGTACTCGTCGATATCCCGGACAAGGAAGACGACACGATCGGGCAGGCCGCCGACACCAACCACGGCGCGGCCTACGACTCGAACACGACGATCCGCCAGGGCGGCTACGAGGACACCGCCGGTTCCGACGTCGTCGTCATCACGGCCGGCATTCCGCGCCAGCCGGGCCAGACGCGGATCGATCTGGCGGAAGACAACGCGCCGATCATGGAGGACATCGGCTCCTCGCTGGCCGAGCACAACGACGACGACTTCGTCACCGTCACCACGTCGAACCCCGTCGACTTGCTCAACCGTCACCTCTACGAGACGGGCGATCGCGCCCGCGAGCAGGTGATCGGCTTCGGCGGCCGGCTGGACTCCGCCCGCTTTCGCTACGTGATCTCCCAGCGCTTCGACGCGCCGGTCCAGAACGTCGAAGCGACCATCCTCGGCGAACACGGCGACGCCCAGGTCCCCGTGTTCTCGAAGGTCCGCGTCAACGGCCAGGACCCCGAGTTCGACGAGAACGAGAAGGAGGAGCTGCTCGAGGAGCTCCAGGCCTCGGCGATGAACGTCATCGAGAAGAAAGGCGCCACGGAGTGGGGCCCCGCGACCGGCGTCGGCCACATGGTCGAGGCCATCCTCCGCGATACGGGCGAAGTGCTCCCCGCGAGCGTCACACTCGAGGGCGAGTACGGCCACGAGGACACCGCCTTCGGCGTTCCCGTCAAGCTCGGTTCCGACGGCGTCGAAGAGATCGTCGAGTGGGACCTCACCGAGTACGAGCGCAACCAGCTCGGCGAGGCCGCCGAGAAGCTCTCGGACCAGTACGACGAGATCTCGTAG
- a CDS encoding inorganic phosphate transporter — MVALSSAILVGTAVVTCLFMAWVLGANSNSPPFAPAIGANAISTMQAAFVIGLLAAAGALMQGGSISETVGADLIDGVTITSLAATAGLLTAATFMAIGIYTRYPIPAAFATTGAMVGVGLSLGGDPAMDTYRRLGTFWALVPIMSGGLAYVTATVLRRDDVPETVGVPLLAGLVGAIVANVRLGIIPDPAADQGTLAGFVARQFGGGPALVGGFDLETALVTVAAGAAAFHWVRQRVRASVEDGIRSFLLVLGGIVAFSSGGSQVGLATGPLENLFRVELGLPGSVLLGIGATGILAGAWMAAPRLLQATSREYAQLGVRRSIAALVPGFVVAQLAIALGIPVSLNNIILSGVIGGGLAGGSAGVSRRKIGVTITFWLLTLGSSIVVGFGLYRLLAAVIGG, encoded by the coding sequence ATGGTCGCACTGTCTTCCGCCATACTCGTCGGGACCGCCGTCGTCACCTGCCTGTTCATGGCGTGGGTGCTCGGGGCGAACAGCAACTCGCCGCCGTTCGCCCCGGCGATCGGCGCGAACGCGATTTCGACGATGCAGGCGGCGTTCGTCATCGGACTGCTCGCAGCCGCGGGAGCGCTCATGCAGGGCGGCAGCATCTCCGAGACCGTCGGCGCGGACCTCATCGACGGCGTCACGATCACGTCCCTCGCCGCCACCGCGGGCCTGCTGACGGCGGCGACGTTCATGGCGATCGGGATCTACACGCGGTATCCGATCCCCGCGGCGTTCGCGACGACGGGCGCGATGGTCGGCGTCGGCCTCTCGCTGGGCGGGGACCCGGCGATGGATACCTATCGTCGGCTCGGGACCTTCTGGGCGCTCGTCCCGATCATGTCCGGCGGACTGGCGTACGTGACGGCGACGGTCCTGCGACGCGACGACGTTCCCGAAACGGTCGGGGTGCCGCTGCTGGCCGGACTCGTCGGCGCGATCGTCGCCAACGTCCGCCTCGGGATCATCCCGGATCCCGCGGCCGATCAGGGAACCCTCGCCGGCTTCGTCGCTCGACAGTTCGGCGGCGGACCGGCGCTCGTCGGAGGGTTCGATCTGGAAACCGCCCTCGTGACGGTCGCCGCCGGCGCCGCCGCGTTCCACTGGGTTCGCCAGCGGGTCCGCGCCTCCGTCGAGGACGGAATTCGCTCGTTCCTGCTCGTGTTAGGCGGCATCGTCGCCTTCTCCTCGGGCGGCTCGCAGGTCGGCCTCGCGACCGGCCCGCTCGAGAACCTCTTTCGCGTCGAACTCGGCCTCCCGGGAAGCGTCCTGCTCGGCATCGGCGCGACCGGCATCCTCGCCGGCGCCTGGATGGCCGCGCCGCGGCTGCTGCAGGCGACCTCACGGGAGTACGCGCAACTGGGCGTGCGGCGTTCGATCGCGGCACTCGTGCCGGGCTTCGTCGTCGCACAGCTAGCCATCGCGCTCGGGATTCCGGTCTCGCTGAACAACATCATTCTCTCCGGGGTCATCGGCGGCGGTCTGGCCGGCGGGTCGGCCGGCGTCTCGCGGCGCAAGATCGGCGTCACGATCACGTTCTGGCTGCTGACGCTG
- a CDS encoding class I SAM-dependent methyltransferase, whose translation MLAHHRGEPGGLTYRDGADIRDGNVEEFYFSAAESWDRETIEVLERLVGRTDRGPILDVGCGAGKHLLWWAERDVTAVGVDASANAVLTARKRGLEDVLVGDMFDLPVDTSAFGAVHAVGTQLGLGGSLAGIRDLCREFARVTDDGGVAVVDNYDPTRLDDEFLGYRPDPREGVAHRCFHLEFEGEQASGDRFREIGRTLHFLLCSPARLRAATADTPWRVREVLRADGRAHYRAVLEKRPTGRA comes from the coding sequence ATGCTGGCTCACCACCGCGGGGAACCGGGAGGGCTCACCTATCGCGACGGCGCCGACATTCGGGACGGCAACGTCGAGGAGTTCTACTTCTCCGCGGCCGAATCGTGGGATCGGGAGACGATCGAGGTTCTCGAGCGTCTCGTCGGTCGCACCGACCGCGGACCGATCCTCGACGTCGGCTGTGGCGCGGGCAAACACCTCCTGTGGTGGGCCGAGCGCGACGTGACCGCCGTCGGCGTCGACGCGAGTGCGAACGCGGTGTTAACGGCCCGCAAACGGGGCCTCGAGGACGTTCTCGTCGGCGACATGTTCGATCTCCCCGTCGACACGAGCGCGTTCGGAGCCGTCCACGCCGTCGGGACCCAACTGGGACTCGGCGGGTCGCTGGCCGGAATTCGCGACCTGTGCCGCGAATTCGCTCGCGTCACCGACGACGGCGGCGTGGCCGTCGTCGATAATTACGATCCGACGCGGCTGGACGACGAGTTCCTCGGCTACCGGCCCGATCCCCGCGAGGGCGTCGCCCACCGGTGTTTTCACCTCGAATTCGAGGGCGAGCAGGCGAGCGGCGACCGGTTCCGCGAGATCGGGCGAACGCTGCACTTCCTGCTGTGTTCGCCCGCTCGACTGCGGGCCGCGACGGCCGACACGCCGTGGCGCGTGCGCGAGGTGCTCCGGGCTGACGGGCGAGCCCATTACAGAGCGGTGCTCGAGAAGCGGCCCACCGGGCGCGCGTGA
- a CDS encoding ferredoxin, which produces MKVEFDEETCIGMYQCVAEWDAFTADKSKGKAILEDSEEVEDGIFVREVPEDAELDAKFAARTCPVDAIAIYDDDGEQLIP; this is translated from the coding sequence ATGAAGGTCGAATTCGACGAGGAGACCTGTATCGGGATGTACCAGTGCGTCGCCGAGTGGGACGCCTTCACTGCGGACAAGTCGAAGGGGAAGGCGATCCTCGAGGACAGCGAGGAGGTCGAGGACGGCATCTTCGTCCGCGAGGTGCCCGAGGACGCGGAACTGGACGCGAAGTTCGCCGCCCGGACCTGTCCCGTCGACGCGATCGCGATCTACGACGACGACGGCGAGCAGCTGATTCCGTAA